In Oncorhynchus tshawytscha isolate Ot180627B linkage group LG23, Otsh_v2.0, whole genome shotgun sequence, the following proteins share a genomic window:
- the nod1 gene encoding nucleotide-binding oligomerization domain-containing protein 1 isoform X1, translated as MYIMDSSAEEARAGLTGHVSTVQMLTLHRELLVSQVKSTQCIMDNLLQSGFLCIEDAEIIQRAATKTDQVRKILELVQRKGVQACEYFLYILYKVYDAYIDLQPWLKEINYQPPDFIRDIPVKNTDPISRYCEKLRHELGRDTRFIASYAQREETLLEELYTDTLMELLNDRNESLGHLEGLGQLLGEQGVFNSQAETVLVTGDAGVGKSILLQKLQRLWSKRELEQTDAMFFFKFRCRMFSTFKETDEISLRDLLFKYNCYPDQDVDNEVFSYILRFPEKVLFTFDGYDEIQADLDLVNVPEVVSPEERTHPLLVLINLLCGKLLNGSRKVLTARTGTDVQSRVIRKRVALRGFSPAHLQTYTNLHFKEQEHRDLVSVQLDASPHLCGLCSIPLFCWIVFKSFKHLRSVYDDFELPEACVTLTNIFLLLSEVFFSRGATPPPVLLKRNTRCPADTFRAGLRPLTAFSKLALLGMERGGFVFDQEEVASCGLTDDDLKVGFLRPVSRYDACENPSTFEFLHLTLQSFLAAFSLVLDEQASVGNILKFFTECSRRGNTSCLSCVVHCISGSSKPRGKDPFKTNEHLQYANLFLCGLLSKANADLLEHMVPAALLKRKRAVLKSYLSTSVRSHLRGLPLYNTEQEGSKVHVLPNFLWMLRCIFETGSKEVAQLTAKGITADYIKLGYCNVFSGDCSALNFVLQHRRKRLGVDMDNNNISDYGVKQLRPSFSKMTVVRLCVNQISDSSVEVLAEELIKHRVVEVLGLYNNHITDIGAKLIAHIIEECPKLRVVKLGSNKFTSMGGKYLASAIQKSTSIFDVGMWGNSIGDEGARAFAEALRNHPSLTNLSLSANGITSEGGRSLAEALKGNTMLRIFWLVQNELSDDVAPDMAELIRSNTGLSHLWLINNQLTVGGIRQLSEALSHNTSLKEISLKGNCLSEEEEKLFEAEGRLRFH; from the exons ATGTATATTATGGACTCCAGTGCCGAGGAAGCCCGTGCTGGACTAACAGGCCATGTGTCCACTGTCCAAATGCTCACCTTGCACCGTGAGCTACTGGTTTCCCAGGTGAAGAGCACGCAGTGCATTATGGATAACCTCCTACAAAGTGGTTTTCTGTGTATCGAGGATGCAGAAATCATCCAGCGCGCAGCCACCAAGACAGACCAG GTGCGTAAAATCCTGGAATTGGTCCAAAGGAAAGGGGTGCAGGCATGTGAATACTTCCTATATATTCTCTACAAAGTTTATGATGCATACATAGACCTCCAACCATGGCTTAAAGAGATCAACTACCAGCCACCAGACTTCATACGGGACATACCAGTGAAGAACACGGACCCTA TTAGTAGGTACTGTGAGAAGCTGAGGCACGAGCTGGGCCGAGACACACGCTTCATTGCCTCCTACGCCCAGCGAGAGGAAACCCTGTTGGAGGAGCTCTATACAGACACCCTGATGGAGCTCCTGAATGACCGCAATGAGAGCCTGGGCCACCTGGAGGGTCTGGGGCAGCTCCTGGGAGAGCAGGGTGTCTTTAACTCACAGGCAGAGACGGTGCTCGTCACGGGAGACGCTGGGGTGGGCAAGTCCATCCTCCTCCAGAAGCTCCAGAGGCTGTGGTCCAAGAGGGAACTGGAACAGACAGACGCCATGTTCTTCTTCAAGTTCCGCTGTAGGATGTTCAGCACTTTCAAGGAGACAGACGAGATCTCACTGAGGGACCTGCTTTTCAAATACAACTGCTACCCTGACCAGGATGTGGATAATGAGGTGTTCAGCTACATCCTCCGCTTCCCTGAAAAGGTTCTCTTTACGTTTGACGGCTATGATGAGATCCAGGCTGATCTGGACCTGGTGAATGTGCCTGAGGTGGTTTCTCCAGAGGAGAGGACTCACCCCCTTCTGGTGCTCATTAATCTGCTCTGTGGGAAGCTGCTCAATGGTTCCCGGAAGGTCCTGACGGCTCGGACAGGCACCGACGTCCAGAGCAGGGTGATCCGGAAGAGGGTGGCGCTGCGTGGGTTCTCTCCGGCCCACCTTCAAACCTACACCAACCTACACTTCAAAGAGCAGGAGCACAGGGACCTGGTCTCAGTCCAGCTGGATGCCAGCCCCCACCTCTGTGGCCTCtgctccatccccctcttctgcTGGATCGTCTTCAAGAGCTTTAAACACCTGCGCTCAGTCTACGACGACTTTGAGTTGCCAGAGGCTTGCGTGACCCTCACTAACATATTCCTCCTGCTGTCTGAAGTCTTCTTCAGCCGGGGGGCCACTCCCCCACCTGTCCTCCTGAAGAGAAACACCAGGTGCCCCGCTGATACCTTCAGGGCAGGACTGAGGCCACTGACTGCCTTCTCCAAGCTGGCTCTGCTGGGcatggagagaggaggctttgTGTTCGACCAGGAGGAGGTTGCCTCCTGTGGCCTGACTGACGATGACCTTAAGGTGGGTTTCCTCCGACCGGTCAGCCGCTACGATGCATGTGAAAACCCTTCCACCTTTGAGTTCCTTCACCTCACCCTGCAGTCCTTCTTGGCTGCATTCTCCCTGGTTCTGGATGAACAGGCCAGCGTAGGAAACATCCTCAAGTTCTTCACCGAGTGCAGCAGGAGGGGCAATACTTCTTGTTTATCGTGTGTCGTCCACTGCATCAGTGGCTCCTCCAAACCCAGGGGAAAGGACCCGTTCAAGACCAACGAGCATCTCCAATACGCCAACCTCTTCCTGTGTGGACTGCTGTCTAAGGCCAACGCCGACTTGCTGGAGCACATGGTTCCTGCAGCACTACTGAAGAGAAAGCGGGCGGTCCTCAAGTCCTACCTGTCCACCAGCGTGAGATCCCACCTCCGCGGTTTGCCACTCTACAACACAGAGCAGGAGGGCAGCAAGGTGCATGTCCTGCCCAACTTCCTGTGGATGCTGCGCTGCATCTTCGAGACAGGAAGTAAAGAGGTGGCACAGCTGACTGCGAAGGGCATCACAGCTGACTACATCAAGCTGGGCTACTGTAATGTGTTCTCTGGCGACTGCAGTGCCCTCAACTTTGTGCTGCAGCACCGGCGGAAGAGGCTAGGGGTGGACatggacaacaacaacatcagTGACTATGGGGTCAAGCAGCTCAGGCCTTCATTCAGTAAGATGACCGTGGTGAG ATTGTGTGTCAATCAGATCTCAGACAGCAGTGTTGAGGTACTGGCTGAGGAGCTTATCAAACACAGAGTGGTGGAGGTTCTGGG ACTTTACAATAATCACATTACGGACATCGGAGCCAAGCTAATCGCTCATATCATTGAGGAATGTCCTAAGTTAAGAGTCGTCAA GCTTGGCAGCAACAAGTTCACCAGTATGGGTGGCAAGTATCTGGCCAGCGCCATTCAGAAGAGCACATCTATCTTTGACGTGGG aatgtgggggaacAGTATTGGTGATGAAGGAGCAAGAGCATTCGCAGAGGCCCTGAGGAATCACCCAAGTCTTACCAACCTCAG CCTCTCAGCCAATGGCATCACTTCAGAAGGTGGGAGGAGCTTGGCCGAAGCACTGAAAGGCAACACAATGCTCAGAATCTTCTG GTTGGTGCAAAATGAGTTGTCAGATGATGTAGCACCAGACATGGCAGAGCTGATCAGATCCAACACTGGTCTATCTCACCTCTG
- the nod1 gene encoding nucleotide-binding oligomerization domain-containing protein 1 isoform X2, with translation MYIMDSSAEEARAGLTGHVSTVQMLTLHRELLVSQVKSTQCIMDNLLQSGFLCIEDAEIIQRAATKTDQVRKILELVQRKGVQACEYFLYILYKVYDAYIDLQPWLKEINYQPPDFIRDIPVKNTDPISRYCEKLRHELGRDTRFIASYAQREETLLEELYTDTLMELLNDRNESLGHLEGLGQLLGEQGVFNSQAETVLVTGDAGVGKSILLQKLQRLWSKRELEQTDAMFFFKFRCRMFSTFKETDEISLRDLLFKYNCYPDQDVDNEVFSYILRFPEKVLFTFDGYDEIQADLDLVNVPEVVSPEERTHPLLVLINLLCGKLLNGSRKVLTARTGTDVQSRVIRKRVALRGFSPAHLQTYTNLHFKEQEHRDLVSVQLDASPHLCGLCSIPLFCWIVFKSFKHLRSVYDDFELPEACVTLTNIFLLLSEVFFSRGATPPPVLLKRNTRCPADTFRAGLRPLTAFSKLALLGMERGGFVFDQEEVASCGLTDDDLKVGFLRPVSRYDACENPSTFEFLHLTLQSFLAAFSLVLDEQASVGNILKFFTECSRRGNTSCLSCVVHCISGSSKPRGKDPFKTNEHLQYANLFLCGLLSKANADLLEHMVPAALLKRKRAVLKSYLSTSVRSHLRGLPLYNTEQEGSKVHVLPNFLWMLRCIFETGSKEVAQLTAKGITADYIKLGYCNVFSGDCSALNFVLQHRRKRLGVDMDNNNISDYGVKQLRPSFSKMTVVRLCVNQISDSSVEVLAEELIKHRVVEVLGLGSNKFTSMGGKYLASAIQKSTSIFDVGMWGNSIGDEGARAFAEALRNHPSLTNLSLSANGITSEGGRSLAEALKGNTMLRIFWLVQNELSDDVAPDMAELIRSNTGLSHLWLINNQLTVGGIRQLSEALSHNTSLKEISLKGNCLSEEEEKLFEAEGRLRFH, from the exons ATGTATATTATGGACTCCAGTGCCGAGGAAGCCCGTGCTGGACTAACAGGCCATGTGTCCACTGTCCAAATGCTCACCTTGCACCGTGAGCTACTGGTTTCCCAGGTGAAGAGCACGCAGTGCATTATGGATAACCTCCTACAAAGTGGTTTTCTGTGTATCGAGGATGCAGAAATCATCCAGCGCGCAGCCACCAAGACAGACCAG GTGCGTAAAATCCTGGAATTGGTCCAAAGGAAAGGGGTGCAGGCATGTGAATACTTCCTATATATTCTCTACAAAGTTTATGATGCATACATAGACCTCCAACCATGGCTTAAAGAGATCAACTACCAGCCACCAGACTTCATACGGGACATACCAGTGAAGAACACGGACCCTA TTAGTAGGTACTGTGAGAAGCTGAGGCACGAGCTGGGCCGAGACACACGCTTCATTGCCTCCTACGCCCAGCGAGAGGAAACCCTGTTGGAGGAGCTCTATACAGACACCCTGATGGAGCTCCTGAATGACCGCAATGAGAGCCTGGGCCACCTGGAGGGTCTGGGGCAGCTCCTGGGAGAGCAGGGTGTCTTTAACTCACAGGCAGAGACGGTGCTCGTCACGGGAGACGCTGGGGTGGGCAAGTCCATCCTCCTCCAGAAGCTCCAGAGGCTGTGGTCCAAGAGGGAACTGGAACAGACAGACGCCATGTTCTTCTTCAAGTTCCGCTGTAGGATGTTCAGCACTTTCAAGGAGACAGACGAGATCTCACTGAGGGACCTGCTTTTCAAATACAACTGCTACCCTGACCAGGATGTGGATAATGAGGTGTTCAGCTACATCCTCCGCTTCCCTGAAAAGGTTCTCTTTACGTTTGACGGCTATGATGAGATCCAGGCTGATCTGGACCTGGTGAATGTGCCTGAGGTGGTTTCTCCAGAGGAGAGGACTCACCCCCTTCTGGTGCTCATTAATCTGCTCTGTGGGAAGCTGCTCAATGGTTCCCGGAAGGTCCTGACGGCTCGGACAGGCACCGACGTCCAGAGCAGGGTGATCCGGAAGAGGGTGGCGCTGCGTGGGTTCTCTCCGGCCCACCTTCAAACCTACACCAACCTACACTTCAAAGAGCAGGAGCACAGGGACCTGGTCTCAGTCCAGCTGGATGCCAGCCCCCACCTCTGTGGCCTCtgctccatccccctcttctgcTGGATCGTCTTCAAGAGCTTTAAACACCTGCGCTCAGTCTACGACGACTTTGAGTTGCCAGAGGCTTGCGTGACCCTCACTAACATATTCCTCCTGCTGTCTGAAGTCTTCTTCAGCCGGGGGGCCACTCCCCCACCTGTCCTCCTGAAGAGAAACACCAGGTGCCCCGCTGATACCTTCAGGGCAGGACTGAGGCCACTGACTGCCTTCTCCAAGCTGGCTCTGCTGGGcatggagagaggaggctttgTGTTCGACCAGGAGGAGGTTGCCTCCTGTGGCCTGACTGACGATGACCTTAAGGTGGGTTTCCTCCGACCGGTCAGCCGCTACGATGCATGTGAAAACCCTTCCACCTTTGAGTTCCTTCACCTCACCCTGCAGTCCTTCTTGGCTGCATTCTCCCTGGTTCTGGATGAACAGGCCAGCGTAGGAAACATCCTCAAGTTCTTCACCGAGTGCAGCAGGAGGGGCAATACTTCTTGTTTATCGTGTGTCGTCCACTGCATCAGTGGCTCCTCCAAACCCAGGGGAAAGGACCCGTTCAAGACCAACGAGCATCTCCAATACGCCAACCTCTTCCTGTGTGGACTGCTGTCTAAGGCCAACGCCGACTTGCTGGAGCACATGGTTCCTGCAGCACTACTGAAGAGAAAGCGGGCGGTCCTCAAGTCCTACCTGTCCACCAGCGTGAGATCCCACCTCCGCGGTTTGCCACTCTACAACACAGAGCAGGAGGGCAGCAAGGTGCATGTCCTGCCCAACTTCCTGTGGATGCTGCGCTGCATCTTCGAGACAGGAAGTAAAGAGGTGGCACAGCTGACTGCGAAGGGCATCACAGCTGACTACATCAAGCTGGGCTACTGTAATGTGTTCTCTGGCGACTGCAGTGCCCTCAACTTTGTGCTGCAGCACCGGCGGAAGAGGCTAGGGGTGGACatggacaacaacaacatcagTGACTATGGGGTCAAGCAGCTCAGGCCTTCATTCAGTAAGATGACCGTGGTGAG ATTGTGTGTCAATCAGATCTCAGACAGCAGTGTTGAGGTACTGGCTGAGGAGCTTATCAAACACAGAGTGGTGGAGGTTCTGGG GCTTGGCAGCAACAAGTTCACCAGTATGGGTGGCAAGTATCTGGCCAGCGCCATTCAGAAGAGCACATCTATCTTTGACGTGGG aatgtgggggaacAGTATTGGTGATGAAGGAGCAAGAGCATTCGCAGAGGCCCTGAGGAATCACCCAAGTCTTACCAACCTCAG CCTCTCAGCCAATGGCATCACTTCAGAAGGTGGGAGGAGCTTGGCCGAAGCACTGAAAGGCAACACAATGCTCAGAATCTTCTG GTTGGTGCAAAATGAGTTGTCAGATGATGTAGCACCAGACATGGCAGAGCTGATCAGATCCAACACTGGTCTATCTCACCTCTG